The genomic segment TGATACAACTATTAATAAATATCAGTCAAACTATCTAAAACATGGTTATGAGTGGAATGCAGGAGTACAACTCAAATCTACATTAAAAATTGCAGATTCATATAATTATGTGGATTTTGGGGGAGAATTTTCATATAGAGAAAAGAAATATGATGAGTTTAACAGGTATTCTTTACAATTCGGGAATACAGAAACGTTGGTTAATCATGCAGATCAATATATCAAGAATAAGCCAAACAACAACACATTCATAAATGCATTTGTAAGTTATCATCATAGGATAAATAGCAAATGGTCTGCATCTCTTGAATACTCTATCGCACACACTGATAGGAAAGAAGATTCATATATGTATTTGCTTGATAAAATGCAGAACTACGAAACGAATGAATTTGGTACTCTTCCGTCTATCATGGATTATGAAAAGAGCATTGATACTCGCAATAGTTTTATTCAACAAACATGCGAGACATCACATTGCGTTGTTCCCTACATTCGTTATGGAGGAAAACAAAATAACGGAAGTAGTTTGGTATGTCAAGTATTCTTTCCTGTATCTATGAGGTCTCAACGGCTTGAGTATTTACGAGGAGAAATCGATACTACAATCACAAGACATCCTTTATTGCTAGGAACATATGGTACTTACGCAGAATGGAGAAGTAAGGATAATAACACGCAAATGTATATGGGTTATCAACTTGTTGGCAAAACTCCAGATTTGCTAAATATGGTTAACATGCATGATGATAGAGACCCTTTGAATATCAAGGAGGGCAATCCGAATCTCAAATGTAGTTATGAGCATAAATATTCATTATCATTTAGAAAAAGGAGTAAAGTAATGTATGGCATACAAGGAAGATACAACTATATTTCAAATGCCATTGCGATGGGATTATTATATTCAGAGAATGGTATACGAACACACAAGGCTTATAATGTGAATGGTAATTGGAATGCGAGCTTAAAAGGTTATATTCAAATGTATTTGGACAAATTAAAGCGTTTTTCATTTACAAGTCAGGAATCCTTTGAACACATACAAAATGTTGATTTATTAAGTCAGAATGTACTTGCTGGTATGACAGAGAACAAAGTTCTATCCGAGAATTTAAGCGAACAAATAAATTTCAAATATGAAAATGGGAAGATAAACATTGCTTTCGAGAGTAAACTATGCTATAGAAATATACATAGTTCCCGTGCGGGATTCACTGAAATGAATATATTTGACTACGATTATGGTTTAAATGGTGTATTCGCTATGCCTTGGCAGATGCAGTTTGCGACAGATATTACCATGTATTCACGACGTGGATATGGTTCTTCAGAGTTAAATACAGATAACTTGGTGTGGAATTTACGTATTTCAAAGAGTGTCATGAAAGGCCGACTTGTATTCATGCTTGATGGTTTTGACGTACTTGGCAACTTAAGCAATATAACATTTTCGCTTAATGGTCAGGGACGTATGGAGACTCGTCGTAACGTATTGCCACGCTATACTATGTTGCACGTCCAATATAAACTAAACAAAAAGCCTCATAAGAAATAGTATGAAAAAAGTTATTGAACCGGATTTACAAAGACTAATAATCGGTATTAATGATCTAAGAAACAATGGACTTCTATATGGCAAAATTGGAGTTGCATTAGCAATGTACCATTTTGCAAATAGTCGTTCACGATATTTTCTAAATGATTTTGCTGACGGTTTAGTCGAAGAAACATTGAATTCCATTACAAAATATGATAATTATGATTTTGCATATGGATTATGTGGCATTGGATGGGCTGTAGAATATCTGATTCATCATAAATATGTTGAAGGAGATTCTTTGTCTATATGTGAATATC from the Prevotella sp. E15-22 genome contains:
- a CDS encoding outer membrane beta-barrel protein, which produces MIRSVVFFTIFLLMHVTCAQDLINLEGKVYDFKTRKDLIGANVQIMDADSNVIATTVASSYIQNGDVKTYNSRFWVSVPKNDDVTYIIKASMVGYKTSYTDVAFAKMSKKQLRKELPPILMKEDNKILNDVQVSATKIKFYYKGDTVIYNADAFLLSEGSMLDALVRQLPGVEMKPNGDIYHEGKLVKNLLLNGKNFFNSNKNIMLDNLPTYMVKSIKVYDKLSDKAEFLKAKESEDKSYVMDICLKKDYSIGYITNSEVGAGDADNTSSKLSPYIGRLFGMRFTDHSGIGLYINANNINDDRRPGQTDSWSPSNMVEGNRKELLSGLDYNVDARNKKWKLHGETNFSQSIYDNERNSYQVNFLKSGDLYERIQNTDRLKNFSLNTEHDFTLTFKTIMLTLYPKLDYHKYDNSSHTFQRAYADTTINKYQSNYLKHGYEWNAGVQLKSTLKIADSYNYVDFGGEFSYREKKYDEFNRYSLQFGNTETLVNHADQYIKNKPNNNTFINAFVSYHHRINSKWSASLEYSIAHTDRKEDSYMYLLDKMQNYETNEFGTLPSIMDYEKSIDTRNSFIQQTCETSHCVVPYIRYGGKQNNGSSLVCQVFFPVSMRSQRLEYLRGEIDTTITRHPLLLGTYGTYAEWRSKDNNTQMYMGYQLVGKTPDLLNMVNMHDDRDPLNIKEGNPNLKCSYEHKYSLSFRKRSKVMYGIQGRYNYISNAIAMGLLYSENGIRTHKAYNVNGNWNASLKGYIQMYLDKLKRFSFTSQESFEHIQNVDLLSQNVLAGMTENKVLSENLSEQINFKYENGKINIAFESKLCYRNIHSSRAGFTEMNIFDYDYGLNGVFAMPWQMQFATDITMYSRRGYGSSELNTDNLVWNLRISKSVMKGRLVFMLDGFDVLGNLSNITFSLNGQGRMETRRNVLPRYTMLHVQYKLNKKPHKK